A window from Mesorhizobium sp. WSM2240 encodes these proteins:
- a CDS encoding co-chaperone GroES, whose product MTFRPLHDRILVRRVEVDEKTAGGIIIPDTAKEKPQEGEVIATGPGARNEAGQLQPLDVKVGDRILFGKWSGTEIKLNGEDLLIMKESDVMGVIENTAELKNAA is encoded by the coding sequence ATGACGTTCCGTCCATTGCATGACCGTATTCTGGTTCGCCGCGTCGAGGTCGACGAGAAAACGGCCGGAGGCATCATCATCCCCGACACCGCCAAGGAGAAGCCGCAGGAGGGCGAAGTCATCGCCACCGGACCCGGCGCGCGCAACGAAGCCGGCCAGCTTCAGCCGCTCGACGTCAAGGTCGGAGACCGTATCCTGTTCGGCAAATGGTCCGGCACCGAGATCAAGCTGAACGGCGAGGATCTGCTCATCATGAAGGAAAGCGACGTGATGGGCGTGATCGAGAACACCGCCGAACTGAAGAACGCCGCCTGA
- a CDS encoding helix-turn-helix transcriptional regulator has translation MDKKAALASLSALGQDTRLEVFRLLVRAGTEGMPAGEVATSLGAVQNTMSAHLKVLDHAGLVRAERDGRTVRYVADMTGFRDLLAYLMEDCCNGSPELCQPVIQAVTCNC, from the coding sequence ATGGATAAAAAGGCAGCGCTCGCCAGCCTCTCCGCGCTGGGCCAGGATACGAGGCTCGAAGTATTCCGGTTGCTGGTGCGCGCTGGCACCGAAGGTATGCCGGCCGGCGAGGTCGCAACCTCCCTCGGTGCGGTGCAGAACACCATGTCGGCGCATTTGAAAGTGCTCGATCACGCCGGCCTGGTGCGCGCCGAACGCGACGGTCGCACCGTACGCTACGTCGCCGACATGACCGGCTTCCGCGATCTTTTGGCCTACCTGATGGAAGATTGCTGCAATGGTTCGCCGGAGCTCTGCCAGCCAGTGATCCAGGCCGTCACCTGCAATTGCTAG
- a CDS encoding arsenate reductase ArsC codes for MSDQLFNVLFLCTGNSARSILAEAILNRVGQGRFRAFSAGSQPKGEVHPYALQLLTSLNHDASFARSKSWEEFAARGAPEMNFVFTVCDNAANEACPVWPGQPMTAHWGVPDPAAVDGTEAEKHLAFADAYRMLNNRISIFTNLPMARLDRLSLQKRLDEIGRNLPEAG; via the coding sequence ATGAGCGACCAGCTTTTCAACGTATTGTTTCTCTGCACCGGGAATTCGGCCAGGTCCATTCTCGCCGAGGCGATCCTGAACCGCGTGGGGCAGGGCCGTTTCCGGGCGTTCTCGGCCGGTTCGCAGCCGAAAGGCGAGGTGCATCCCTACGCCCTCCAACTTCTCACGAGCCTCAACCATGATGCTTCCTTTGCCCGCTCGAAAAGCTGGGAAGAGTTTGCCGCCCGGGGCGCGCCGGAGATGAACTTCGTCTTCACCGTCTGCGACAATGCGGCGAACGAGGCCTGCCCGGTGTGGCCGGGGCAGCCGATGACAGCGCATTGGGGCGTGCCGGACCCCGCGGCGGTCGACGGCACCGAGGCGGAAAAGCACCTCGCCTTCGCCGACGCATACCGCATGCTCAACAACCGGATCTCGATCTTCACCAACCTGCCGATGGCCAGGCTGGACCGGCTCTCGCTGCAGAAGCGGCTGGACGAGATCGGGCGCAATCTGCCCGAGGCCGGCTGA
- the arsB gene encoding ACR3 family arsenite efflux transporter gives MGFFEKYLTLWVALCIVAGIALGHILPGAFRVIAAAEVAKVNIPVAVLIWLMIVPMLLRVDFGSLARVGTYWRGIGVTLFVNWAVKPFSMALLGWLFIGWLFRPWLPGDQIDSYIAGLIILAAAPCTAMVFVWSNLTRGEPNFTLSQVALNDAIMIVAFAPIVGLLLGLSAITVPWDTLVLSVVLYILIPVIVAQVVRRRVLASGGEGALNSLLAAMQPLSLVSLLATLVLLFGFQGEQIIAQPMVIALLAVPILIQVYFNSGLAYLLNRISGERHCVAGPSALIGASNFFELAVAAAIVLFGLNSGAALATVVGVLIEVPVMLSVVWIVNRSKGWYESGPAVRRATPIEGPAE, from the coding sequence ATCGGCTTCTTCGAAAAATACCTGACGCTCTGGGTCGCGCTTTGCATAGTTGCCGGCATAGCGCTCGGCCACATCCTGCCGGGGGCGTTCCGCGTAATCGCCGCGGCTGAAGTGGCCAAGGTCAACATACCGGTGGCGGTGCTCATCTGGCTGATGATCGTCCCGATGCTGCTGCGCGTCGATTTCGGCTCGCTTGCCCGGGTCGGCACATATTGGCGCGGCATCGGCGTAACGCTATTCGTCAACTGGGCGGTGAAGCCGTTCTCGATGGCGCTGCTCGGCTGGCTCTTCATAGGCTGGCTGTTCCGGCCCTGGCTGCCCGGCGACCAGATCGATTCCTATATTGCCGGCCTGATCATCCTGGCGGCGGCGCCCTGTACGGCGATGGTGTTCGTGTGGTCGAACCTGACCAGGGGAGAGCCGAATTTCACGCTGTCGCAGGTTGCGCTCAACGACGCGATCATGATCGTCGCCTTCGCGCCGATCGTTGGACTGCTCCTCGGGCTGTCGGCGATCACCGTGCCTTGGGATACGCTCGTGCTATCGGTCGTCCTCTACATCCTCATTCCGGTAATCGTAGCACAGGTAGTCCGCCGCCGCGTACTCGCGAGCGGGGGCGAGGGCGCGCTGAACAGCCTGCTCGCTGCCATGCAGCCGCTGTCCCTGGTATCGCTGCTGGCGACGCTCGTGCTCTTGTTCGGGTTCCAGGGCGAGCAGATCATCGCCCAGCCGATGGTGATCGCGCTGCTTGCCGTGCCTATCCTGATCCAGGTCTATTTCAATTCGGGGCTTGCCTACCTCCTGAACCGCATTTCGGGTGAACGGCATTGCGTCGCCGGGCCGTCGGCCCTCATCGGCGCATCCAACTTCTTCGAGCTCGCAGTAGCCGCGGCGATCGTATTGTTCGGGTTGAATTCGGGGGCGGCTCTCGCCACTGTGGTCGGCGTGCTGATCGAGGTGCCGGTCATGCTGTCCGTGGTGTGGATCGTCAACCGCAGCAAGGGCTGGTACGAGAGCGGCCCCGCTGTGCGCCGCGCAACGCCGATTGAAGGGCCTGCCGAATGA
- the arsC gene encoding arsenate reductase (glutaredoxin) (This arsenate reductase requires both glutathione and glutaredoxin to convert arsenate to arsenite, after which the efflux transporter formed by ArsA and ArsB can extrude the arsenite from the cell, providing resistance.), giving the protein MTVTIYHNPACGTSRNTLAMIRQSGEEPEVIEYLKNPPSRERLVELLKAMGMTPRELLREKGTPYSELGLGDPKLSDDELIDFMLAHPILINRPIVVTPLGSVLARPSERVLEVLPNPEIGSFTKEDGEVVSGSRGRRG; this is encoded by the coding sequence ATGACCGTCACTATCTATCACAATCCGGCCTGCGGCACGTCCCGCAACACGCTGGCCATGATCAGGCAGTCCGGCGAGGAGCCGGAGGTGATCGAATATCTCAAGAATCCGCCGTCGCGCGAAAGACTTGTCGAGCTTCTCAAGGCGATGGGAATGACCCCGCGCGAACTGCTTCGCGAGAAGGGCACGCCCTATTCGGAGCTTGGGCTGGGCGATCCGAAATTGAGCGACGACGAACTGATAGATTTCATGCTGGCGCACCCGATCCTGATCAATCGCCCGATCGTCGTGACGCCGCTGGGCTCGGTTCTGGCGCGGCCCTCCGAACGGGTCCTCGAGGTCCTGCCCAATCCGGAGATCGGCTCTTTCACGAAAGAAGACGGCGAGGTGGTGAGCGGATCCAGGGGCCGGCGCGGCTGA